A stretch of DNA from Nitrosopumilus zosterae:
TTGCTTATCTGTGCCCTTTTTCTCCAAAATAAGGGTATTTTCATGAAGTTGATCGTTATATAAAATCTCGAGGATTATACAGGATGTCTTGTATCGTTTTTAATGTATTTCCTTCCTTTAGAATTTCAATAAATGCTGAATCAAAATTAACCTCATAAATGGTTCAATTTTTTATGAGTTCAAACCAATACTTGTAAATTGACTATTTGGTCTGTGAACTTTCCTAGTTTAACTGACATCGCATACATCAAATTAAATAGATTGAAATGATATGACTTTCAGTGTTTCACTTTGTTCTTTTTGGTCTTTTAACTCTTGGAGGCATAACATTTGATGATAATCTAATTTCTACGCTTACTGATCTTGAAAATATTACAAGTCAATTTGGAACTGATGTGCCAGTTACAGATTTGATTGGCTATTCTATTGGGATGGTGATTTATGGAATTTTCATCTGGAATTTCTATAGATTTCTTGCAAGACGTGAAATGATTCCTTTAAGATTAAAAAAATATCAAACAGATGGGAAAAAGATTACCTCGATCATAGCATATGTTTTCAAATACGTCATCATATTTCCATTAGTTATTTTAGTCTGGTTTGTTGTTTATTCCACCTTTTTGTTTTTCATGGCACCTGACTTACCTACAGAACATGTGTTTTTGATTGTCATCTCTTTGGTAGTTACAGTAAGAATATCTGCATATTACAAAGAAGATCTTGCAAAAGATTTTGCTAAATTAATTCCCTTTGCTTTATTGGGTATTTTTCTCACCAGTAACATTTTCTTTACTCCAAATGATATATTAGATAGGGCATATGGATTTGTTCCATTTTTAGGTAAAATCCTCGGCTTTGTAATTTATGCAATACTAGTTGAGTCTATTTTACGAATTTTATTTTTAACAAAACGAAAGATTTTGCCTGTTGCTGAAGAGAAATTAGCAGAACAAATTGAAGAACAAATTGACGAGAAGATAAAAGTCCATGTAGAAAAAATTGAAGAAAAACAGAAAAACTTAGAACAAAAGATAGAAAAAGAAACAGATGAAATTGAAAAGAAGATGGAAAAAGAATCTAATGAAATAAAGAAAAAACTTGATAAAGAAAACACTACTTCAAATAAGGATTCTATAGAAAAATAACCTTGGCATCTGGGTCTACTAGAGCAGTTTATGCTGCCCTTTTTGGAAATTTGGGAATTGCAGTTACAAAGTTTATTGCAGCTGCAATGACGGGCAGTGCTTCAATGTGGGCAGAATCTTATCACTCTACTTCAGATACTGTTAATCAAATTTTATTGTTATTGGGCATCAAAATAAGTAAAAAACCTGCTACTGATTTGCATCAATTCGGTTTTGGAAAATCCCAATTTTTCTGGTCATTTATTGTCGCTACTATGATTTTTGGAATATCTGGCATATTGTCACTTGAACAGGGATTCTCATCTTTGTTGGGAACGGGACATCATTTTGAAAATCCTGTAATAAATTACATTGTACTTGCAATTGCATTTGGTTTTGAGGCAAATGCATTAAGAATTGCGCTAATTCAATTTAAAAAACCAATTAAAGAGCGAGGTGAAAGTATACTACCTTCAACTTTGTATAATGAATTTAAAAATAGTAAAGATACTTCAATTCTAACTGTGGTGGTGGAGGATACTGCTGCATTGTTAGGAATTGGAATTGCAGCTGTGGGGATATTTCTTACAGACATAACTGAAAATACTGTATATGATTCTATAAGCTCAATTATTATTGGAATACTGCTAATGTCGTTTGCTTTTTTCTTGGCCAAAGAAAACAGAGGACTGTTAATCGGAGAATCCATCTCTCCAGAACAAAGAAAACAGATTGTGGATATTGTTACTGCAATACCTGAAGTTAACAAAGTTGTCACCATAAAAACAATGCATCTTAGTCCTACTGTCATCATAGTTGGAATTGAAGTAAATTTGATTGATGGGCTGGATACCGATAAAATTGAGATAATAACTGATGTGATTGAACACAAAATTATGAAGATCCTACCAAATTCCAACAAAGAGTATGTTTTTGTAGAAATTGAACGATAGTTATGTACAAAATCTATCTTTCATACATGACCAATATCTGGTAAGTATTTGTAATTTATGCTATGATTCTAAGAAGATTATAAATGATATTTCGTATCATTTTTAATGTATTTCAAAATTTTATTATTTTATGGGTTTGTTCAAACGTAAGAAAGACGATAAAAACAAGACAAAATGTGATGTCTGTGGAACTGATTTGTATGATCCTGAACGATTGAAAAAACACCTGAAAAAAGCACATGGAAACGTACCTGCAAAGAAATTGGATCCGAATGCGGGTGACGGTGGAACTTGGTAGCATGGAACTAAGTTCTGGTCGGAAAGCTAGCCTTGTTTTTGTTGGCGCATTTGTTGCCGCAGGAATTGTTCTATCCACTATGGTTTTTCCCTTTTGGAATCTAATTCGTG
This window harbors:
- a CDS encoding cation diffusion facilitator family transporter: MASGSTRAVYAALFGNLGIAVTKFIAAAMTGSASMWAESYHSTSDTVNQILLLLGIKISKKPATDLHQFGFGKSQFFWSFIVATMIFGISGILSLEQGFSSLLGTGHHFENPVINYIVLAIAFGFEANALRIALIQFKKPIKERGESILPSTLYNEFKNSKDTSILTVVVEDTAALLGIGIAAVGIFLTDITENTVYDSISSIIIGILLMSFAFFLAKENRGLLIGESISPEQRKQIVDIVTAIPEVNKVVTIKTMHLSPTVIIVGIEVNLIDGLDTDKIEIITDVIEHKIMKILPNSNKEYVFVEIER